Proteins found in one Aethina tumida isolate Nest 87 chromosome 1, icAetTumi1.1, whole genome shotgun sequence genomic segment:
- the LOC109609340 gene encoding eukaryotic translation initiation factor 3 subunit J isoform X1, which translates to MCEGQSYFRVIKLLRSFLPILSPNFNTMESWDDENFEPPTITPTTGVSTNKWEGEDEDDDVKDNWEDEDEEKEKEPDKEQKVEEVKKKKKPLAERIAEKERLKREEMEKRLRELEEEEVSPEEKLRRQKESDLKLALETTFGGEQTGGIDGLSLPTSKEEFEEFTESLSKKLLPLSKSVEYPNFTEGLIRNLCATMSSLDIKKIKNTLDNLYLEKQKIEKGEKPKKSKGKGKAKLKMEGDNQLSQLSAYVNDYEDYDDFM; encoded by the exons ATGTGCGAAGGTCAATCGTATTTTCGAGTAATAAAACT GTTGAGATcatttttaccaattttaagTCCTAATTTCAATACTATGGAATCCTGGG ACGACGAAAATTTCGAACCTCCAACCATAACCCCAACTACGGGGGTTTCCACGAATAAGTGGGAAGGCGAAGATGAGGATGACGATGTTAag GACAATTGGGAAGATGAAGATGAGGAGAAAGAAAAGGAGCCAGACAAAGAACAAAAGGTTGAAGAGgttaagaaaaagaaaaaaccttTAGCAGAGAGAATAGCAGAAAAAGAG CGCCTTAAAAGAGAGGAGATGGAGAAACGCCTTAGAGAACTTGAAGAAGAAGAGGTCTCACCTGAAGAGAAACTTCGCCGACAAAAAGAATCTGATCTTAAATTGGCATTGGAAACTACCTTTGGAGGTGAACAAACTGGTGGAATTGATGGACTCAGTCTACCAACCTCTAAGGAagagtttgaagaatttactGAAAGTTTATCTAAGAAATTATTGCCCCTATCCAAGAGTGTTGAGTACCCCAACTTCACAGAaggattaattagaaatttatgtgCCACTA TGTCAtcattagatattaaaaaaattaagaacacattagataatttatatttggaaaagcaaaaaattgaaaaaggaGAAAAACCTAAGAAGAGCAAAGGAAAGGGCAAAGCTAAACTCAAAATGGAGGGAGATAat cAACTCTCACAACTTTCTGCTTATGTTAATGACTACGAGGACTATGATGATTTTATGTAG
- the LOC109609340 gene encoding eukaryotic translation initiation factor 3 subunit J isoform X2 yields the protein MESWDDENFEPPTITPTTGVSTNKWEGEDEDDDVKDNWEDEDEEKEKEPDKEQKVEEVKKKKKPLAERIAEKERLKREEMEKRLRELEEEEVSPEEKLRRQKESDLKLALETTFGGEQTGGIDGLSLPTSKEEFEEFTESLSKKLLPLSKSVEYPNFTEGLIRNLCATMSSLDIKKIKNTLDNLYLEKQKIEKGEKPKKSKGKGKAKLKMEGDNQLSQLSAYVNDYEDYDDFM from the exons ATGGAATCCTGGG ACGACGAAAATTTCGAACCTCCAACCATAACCCCAACTACGGGGGTTTCCACGAATAAGTGGGAAGGCGAAGATGAGGATGACGATGTTAag GACAATTGGGAAGATGAAGATGAGGAGAAAGAAAAGGAGCCAGACAAAGAACAAAAGGTTGAAGAGgttaagaaaaagaaaaaaccttTAGCAGAGAGAATAGCAGAAAAAGAG CGCCTTAAAAGAGAGGAGATGGAGAAACGCCTTAGAGAACTTGAAGAAGAAGAGGTCTCACCTGAAGAGAAACTTCGCCGACAAAAAGAATCTGATCTTAAATTGGCATTGGAAACTACCTTTGGAGGTGAACAAACTGGTGGAATTGATGGACTCAGTCTACCAACCTCTAAGGAagagtttgaagaatttactGAAAGTTTATCTAAGAAATTATTGCCCCTATCCAAGAGTGTTGAGTACCCCAACTTCACAGAaggattaattagaaatttatgtgCCACTA TGTCAtcattagatattaaaaaaattaagaacacattagataatttatatttggaaaagcaaaaaattgaaaaaggaGAAAAACCTAAGAAGAGCAAAGGAAAGGGCAAAGCTAAACTCAAAATGGAGGGAGATAat cAACTCTCACAACTTTCTGCTTATGTTAATGACTACGAGGACTATGATGATTTTATGTAG
- the LOC109609335 gene encoding probable splicing factor, arginine/serine-rich 7, whose product MAVGTTKVVQVTNIAPQATKDQMHILFSYLGKIEDIRLYPTIRDVSCPVQSRICYIKFVDASTVGIAQHMTNTVFIDRALIVIPVQNGEIPDEYYALEMTRNGTIVPGLNVNEPKMPPHVVNSVQGVGADQVIVTTDPQLEMNGLPVYPPLPSNYDSSKIEETRRTILVQNVSPDTTNEELIDFFSVAGEVKYLRKCTQQSDPSVSHILVEFSDQPSVINALKLNKTEFKGSSIDIQHATQPIVKPQAKSNEAAQKEIEEAMSRFKEAQNMISASIEPVIGMLTKDKRSSRRTRSRSRGRRRRSRSRSRSRRRSRSRRRRSTSRLRRSRSRDRRRRSKSRSRRRSHSRSRRSRSKSSRSSRRSRSKSSTRKRKNRESRARSKGRDSRARSKGRDSRAKSRDRESRAHSKERESRARSKSRSKDRESRARSKDNESRSKGSDSKGKSRARSKERESRSKDLDVRARSKDKESKSRDGKRKDKKHKDKRDKEITEELTEKRISRSRSKSKRRSRSRDRKGKDKQRSRSQGKKRSPSPKSSRKRSRSRSRERKRDKREKREKSRSKSRSKVPRNYDEEEKGFDDKDKHREDGIHSEDAEEKSDNMDISNSP is encoded by the coding sequence ATGGCAGTGGGGACAACAAAAGTTGTCCAGGTGACCAACATCGCACCCCAGGCAACCAAAGATCAAATGCACATTTTGTTCAGTTATTTGGGCAAAATAGAGGACATCAGGCTTTATCCTACTATCAGAGATGTGTCCTGTCCAGTTCAGTCAAGAATCTGCTACATTAAATTTGTAGATGCGAGTACAGTGGGCATAGCCCAACACATGACCAACACTGTTTTCATTGACAGAGCCCTCATAGTTATACCAGTGCAGAATGGTGAAATTCCAGATGAATATTACGCGCTAGAAATGACCAGAAATGGAACTATTGTGCCGGGTTTAAACGTAAATGAACCAAAAATGCCTCCACATGTAGTGAATTCAGTGCAAGGGGTTGGGGCTGACCAAGTGATTGTTACAACAGACCCACAACTAGAAATGAATGGTTTACCTGTTTATCCACCTTTACCTTCCAACTATGACAGttctaaaattgaagaaaCCAGAAGAACGATTTTGGTCCAAAATGTAAGTCCTGACACAACAAATGAGGAGCTTATTGACTTTTTCAGTGTTGCCGGAGAGGTAAAATACCTCAGAAAATGTACACAACAATCTGATCCATCTGTCTCACATATATTGGTTGAATTTTCTGACCAACCAAGTGTAATAAATGCATTGAAACTAAACAAAACAGAATTCAAAGGTAGCTCAATTGACATACAGCATGCTACTCAGCCCATAGTGAAACCACAAGCCAAAAGTAATGAAGCTGCCCAAAAAGAAATTGAAGAGGCAATGTCACGATTCAAAGAAGCCCAGAACATGATCAGTGCATCTATTGAACCTGTTATAGGCATGCTCACTAAAGACAAAAGAAGCTCCAGACGGACCAGGTCGAGATCAAGGGGTAGAAGAAGGCGGTCGCGTTCCAGGTCGAGGTCTAGAAGGAGGTCCCGTTCGAGACGAAGGCGTTCAACGTCACGTTTGAGACGATCGCGTTCCAGGGACAGAAGACGACGTAGCAAATCGAGATCGAGACGTAGGTCCCACTCGCGTTCGAGACGTTCCAGGTCGAAAAGTTCGAGAAGCAGTAGAAGATCAAGGTCGAAGTCGTCGACACGTAAACGGAAAAATAGGGAATCTAGGGCGCGATCCAAAGGCAGAGACTCTAGAGCGAGATCTAAAGGTAGAGATTCCAGAGCCAAATCCAGGGACAGGGAATCAAGGGCTCATTCAAAGGAGAGGGAATCTAGGGCACGATCCAAGAGTAGGTCCAAAGATCGTGAATCGAGGGCGAGGTCAAAAGACAATGAGTCTAGGTCTAAAGGCTCTGATTCTAAAGGGAAGTCACGAGCTAGATCTAAAGAAAGGGAGTCTAGATCAAAGGATTTGGATGTTAGGGCTAGATCAAAAGACAAGGAATCAAAGTCGAGGGATGGAAAGCGTAAAGACAAAAAGCATAAGGACAAAAGAGATAAAGAAATTACTGAGGAATTAACAGAAAAAAGAATATCTCGATCAAGAAGCAAAAGCAAAAGACGTTCCAGATCTAGAGATCGAAAAGGTAAAGATAAGCAAAGGTCGAGATCTCAAGGTAAAAAGAGGTCGCCATCTCCAAAGTCTAGTCGCAAAAGAAGTAGGTCCAGAAGTCGCGAACGCAAGCGCGACAAAAGAGAAAAACGTGAGAAGTCTAGATCAAAATCTAGATCAAAAGTTCCAAGGAATTATGATGAAGAAGAGAAAGGTTTTGATGACAAAGATAAACACAGAGAGGACGGAATTCACTCAGAAGATGCAGAGGAAAAATCTGATAACATGGACATTTCAAACTCACCATAA